In one window of Caballeronia sp. TF1N1 DNA:
- a CDS encoding cytochrome c5 family protein — MSEAPHGAPIKTPGQLIAAVIAGFGIPVAIIILLAVYVNNSTRTGAGTDLEASVKERIAPAAQVDIRDANAPRVYKTGEQVFKAVCSACHAAGTAGAPKFGDASAWAPRISEGYDTLLHNALNGKGAMPARGGTSPDDYSDFEIARAVVYMANDGGAKFPEPAQPASGATAGAAAPAAGASGAAAGASSTENAQAAAAVAALASVPQAAAPAAGAQSADASQAGKALYEQVCQACHAAGVLNAPKFGDKEAWAPRLKDPMDTVYNYALHGKGAMPAKGGSNASDADVKAAVDYMVNASK; from the coding sequence ATGAGCGAAGCACCCCACGGAGCCCCAATAAAAACACCCGGCCAACTCATCGCGGCGGTGATCGCGGGGTTTGGCATACCGGTCGCCATCATCATCCTGCTCGCGGTCTATGTGAATAACTCGACTCGCACCGGCGCCGGCACCGACCTCGAAGCTTCGGTCAAGGAACGTATCGCACCGGCCGCTCAAGTCGATATCCGCGACGCCAACGCGCCACGCGTCTACAAGACCGGCGAACAAGTCTTCAAGGCCGTGTGCTCGGCCTGTCACGCGGCAGGAACCGCAGGCGCGCCCAAGTTCGGCGATGCCAGCGCCTGGGCCCCGCGCATCAGCGAAGGCTACGACACGCTTCTGCATAACGCGCTCAACGGCAAGGGCGCCATGCCCGCGCGCGGCGGCACGAGCCCCGACGACTATAGCGACTTCGAAATCGCTCGCGCAGTCGTCTACATGGCCAACGACGGCGGCGCCAAGTTCCCCGAACCGGCTCAACCCGCTTCTGGCGCAACGGCAGGCGCCGCGGCTCCCGCAGCCGGAGCATCCGGCGCGGCGGCTGGCGCGAGTTCGACGGAGAACGCTCAGGCTGCGGCGGCAGTCGCCGCGCTGGCATCGGTGCCGCAGGCTGCTGCTCCGGCAGCGGGCGCGCAAAGCGCCGATGCATCGCAAGCCGGCAAGGCGCTCTATGAGCAGGTTTGTCAGGCGTGCCACGCGGCCGGCGTGCTCAACGCACCGAAGTTCGGCGACAAGGAAGCATGGGCGCCGCGCTTGAAAGATCCGATGGACACCGTCTACAACTACGCGCTGCACGGCAAGGGCGCGATGCCGGCGAAAGGCGGATCGAATGCATCCGATGCGGACGTGAAAGCCGCCGTCGATTACATGGTGAATGCTTCGAAGTGA